AGACGGAAAAACAGACCCAGACAGACAAAAAGCCCCCGAGGGAGAAACACCCAGAAAGggccgaggggaaggagaagggggtgggaaggggtcggGGCGGACCCACGGCAGCTCGGCCCCCTtatcccgctcctccccctccccccaactccggACTGCGGAGAGCGGCCGGTGACCGTTAGCACTACACGGGTCAGTGCGTCCTCCCTGGACGCGTCCGGGCGGccggcgaggggggagggggtcctccgGGACCCCCAGACCCAACAGTCCTCGGGGAAATTGGCTGCGGAGGGGCGATTCCCGGTGTGTGGCCCCTCGGGAGCGCGCCCCCGCCGCGGGATCTGTCCACGTCCACGGTCCTGAAAGGCGGAGGGGGACTGGCCGCCGTCCAGCTGGCCGCCTCCCGGCCTCGGCCCttgtcctttcttcccctccccctgccccccgctggtcctcccctcccgcctcttggcgccccctccctccctccctccgaagCTGGGGTCAATGCaaaggggcgaggggaggggtccCGCCACCGAGGGGTCCCAAGGCTTAACCCTTTCCTGccggcccctccctccgggcccgtcgccgccggggccccggagcgggagcgggagtaGGAAGGGGTTACGGGGCGGTGCTGCGTGCTGACGGAGGCACGTGGTTCCTCTGCAAAGCGCCCTCCCTCTGCATCGTTTCTGCCTtggcttccccctctccctccccccccccctcttttttttctgaACAGCGGCAGTGGGTGGGGTCGCTTTTcccgcagcggcggcggcggcggccgcagcCCCGGCAGTGATGCTCCTCTCTCCCCGCAGATGAGCCCCTCCGGGCGTCGGTCCGGTCTTCGTCTTTCTCCTCCgggggtcccccccaccccgctccctcgCCGCAGCTCGACAGGCCGGATCCCCGACAGGAGAGCCAGacgggcggagggggcggaagcAAGACACCCTCCCCAGAGCCCGCCGACCCGCCCTCCCGGGGCCTTTCCCCGCCCCTGCAGCGTGCCTTAGAGCTTCGAGAAGGGGCTGCTCTCTGgccaaagaaggggaaagggggagcggagggggagagaCCTCCGCACCCGGAGGGGTCTCGGGCGTTGCATCCTCCCGCGGGGCGCTGGTGCAGGCGAGCCGACCCGTGGCACCTGCATCGGCTCCAGAGACCATCCCCGGCCGCGGGTCctcggggaggggccggagctGAGGGCGGGAGGGCGTCCACGCTCCGATTCCGTCGCGAAGAGCCCTTCGAGGAGCGTGGAGGCAAAGGCAAAGGGAGGGTAGGGAGCTCAGGGGCGTCCCGTCCCTGCGGCCAGCCGGCATCATGGCCTGGCCGTGCATCACCCGGGCCTGCTGCATCGCCCGCTTCTGGAACCAGCTGGACAAGGCGGACATCGCGGTGCCGCTGGTCTTCACCAAGTACTCGGAGGCCACCGACCCCCCTGGCGCGGGGCagccgccgccggggccgccccAGCCCGCGCCGCCGCGCGCCGTCGCCATAGAAACCCAGCCGGTCCTGGGGGACCAGGATGCCGTTGCCCGggcgacggggccggggccgggacccggACCGGGGCCCGGCGGCGAGCGGGAGCCGCCGGCGGGCGGGGCCAAGGCCGCTCCGGCGGGCCCGGCCGACTCGGTGATGCGCCAGGATTACCGGGCCTGGAAGGTGCAGCGGCCCGAGCCGAGCTGCAAGCCCCGCAGCGAGTACCAGCCGTCGGCCGCGCCCTTCGAGCGGGAGACGCAGTACCAGAAGGATTTCCGGGCCTGGCCCCTGCCCCGCCGCGGCGACCACCCCTGgatcccccgggccccggccccggccccggccccggcccccggcccgcccgaggaccgccgccgccgccgcccgcagaGCCAGGAGCGGAGATCGCAGGCCCTCCCGCTCGCCGGGGAGGTCGAGGAAGGGGGCTCGGGGGCCTCGGGGGGCTCCGGGGTCCCGGACGggggcggccccgccgccgggaaGGCGTCGGCCGGGGACGGCCGGGAGCCGCGAAGGAAGGCCGGTCCCGGCTGGATGCTGCGCCGCGCCGAGGGCCAGGGGCTGGGGACCGGGGCCGAGCCCGAgccgccgccgtcgccccccgcccccgccgtccaGGGCCCcgagggcggccgggggcgggcggccgtCGACGCCCTCAACAGGCAGATCCGCGAGGAAGTGGCCAGCGCGGCCGGGAGCTCCTACAGGTTCGtacggccgcggggcgggggctactggggatgggaggaggacggCCGGGGGCCAGCCAGCCTCGCCCCAACACCAcccccggcctccatcccccaccccctcaccccatctctccgggcccttcccctcccctccacccccgtctTCCTTCCAgcgcctcctcttctctctctcatccatccTCACTCTTTTCCTTTCGCCCCTCCTTCTCCGTAGTGTATCCCCTCCCGCTGGCCGTCTATCCaaatcctttctccttttccagtctcccccccccccccgcatcaggATCGCCCCCTTTCCAGACCCCCCCAATGCTGCCTTCTCTCTGTCATCCGGCGAAGCACCCTCACggtcggcccgccccccgcccccaccgagcTCTCCTCCTCTTCGATGGCCCCTTGTCTCCAGCCCTCTTTAAAGCCTTCGTCCTGCGTCCTCTCCTCACACCCACCCTCGCACCATCCATGAGCACATGCGAACTCACCCCCGAGAACTGCCCCCGCTCTCCCCGCGTCCAGCCGGCCTTCCACCCCAGCCCTCTCTACTCCTGCTTCCCCGGGGGCAGTTCTCATCAGTGAACCCCTCAACTTGCAGGGGCTCACGGAAGGTGTGAAGGCGGGGCTCGGAGAGGGGCCTCTAGCGAGCCCGGACGTGTCCCATCGGTCACTAAAGCCGCGGCAAGGGGGTGGAGCCACCCCCATCTGCATTGCTGTCCCGCGGGAGCGGCCAGCGCCCACCCCCCTGCCAGGTTAGGAATCCCACGGCCCCTTGGGGATCCTGCCCCTTTAGCTGACGACGATGaggatgatggcgtttgttaagcacttaccatg
This sequence is a window from Ornithorhynchus anatinus isolate Pmale09 chromosome 20, mOrnAna1.pri.v4, whole genome shotgun sequence. Protein-coding genes within it:
- the MAP6 gene encoding microtubule-associated protein 6 isoform X1, whose amino-acid sequence is MAWPCITRACCIARFWNQLDKADIAVPLVFTKYSEATDPPGAGQPPPGPPQPAPPRAVAIETQPVLGDQDAVARATGPGPGPGPGPGGEREPPAGGAKAAPAGPADSVMRQDYRAWKVQRPEPSCKPRSEYQPSAAPFERETQYQKDFRAWPLPRRGDHPWIPRAPAPAPAPAPGPPEDRRRRRPQSQERRSQALPLAGEVEEGGSGASGGSGVPDGGGPAAGKASAGDGREPRRKAGPGWMLRRAEGQGLGTGAEPEPPPSPPAPAVQGPEGGRGRAAVDALNRQIREEVASAAGSSYRNEFRPWTDIKPVKPIKAKPQYQPPDDKMVHETSYSAQFKGEPNQPTPAGSKGIDRRRIRSLYSEPYKEPAKVEKSSAQMSKPKKTSTSHKPVRRVKDKPASGRAAKKKAADGASEKSKEMNNKLAEAKESPARPTSDPGPDPGPVGQERCSPPGPDTGPLGDADGDRVAPGPEPVQEPAQVPAP
- the MAP6 gene encoding microtubule-associated protein 6 isoform X2, with translation MAWPCITRACCIARFWNQLDKADIAVPLVFTKYSEATDPPGAGQPPPGPPQPAPPRAVAIETQPVLGDQDAVARATGPGPGPGPGPGGEREPPAGGAKAAPAGPADSVMRQDYRAWKVQRPEPSCKPRSEYQPSAAPFERETQYQKDFRAWPLPRRGDHPWIPRAPAPAPAPAPGPPEDRRRRRPQSQERRSQALPLAGEVEEGGSGASGGSGVPDGGGPAAGKASAGDGREPRRKAGPGWMLRRAEGQGLGTGAEPEPPPSPPAPAVQGPEGGRGRAAVDALNRQIREEVASAAGSSYRNEFRPWTDIKPVKPIKAKPQYQPPDDKMVHETSYSAQFKGEPNQPTPAGSKGIDRRRIRSLYSEPYKEPAKVEKSSAQMSKPKKTSTSHKPVRRVKDKPASGRAAKKKAADGASEKSKEMNNKLAEAKE